The genomic DNA GGGGCGCCCGGACGAATCGCCCTACGGAAACCCGATCCCCGGCTTGGACGCGTTGGGCGGACCCGCGGGGTCCGACTTCGGGCACGGTGTGCAAAACCTCGACGACGCCGTCGCGGCTGGCTTGACCGGCCCAGTCCGCGTCCTGCGCTTGGCCGAGACCATTCAGGTGGACCCGGTGCTCTTGGGCCAACTCAATGAGGGCGGGATCCGCCCGGGCGCCGTAGTGACGCTGGAAAGCGCCACCGACTACGTGGTGGTCCGCGTCGAGGGTGTTGACGGCGCCCTCGAGTTGCCGACCGAGGTGAGCGCTCACGTCTTCGTCGAAGACGGGCAGTAGAACGCGCTCTGGGGTGTTCGTGACGCCGGAAATGATAACGGAATTGTAACTTTGTGGCCGTTCCGTTATCGTTGATCACGGTCCGGACTAGTTCCGGCAACCAGATTCCAGCTACGCCGAACTCTGCCACTGGGATCTGAGAACACCAATAACACGTCAGGCAGAGGCGGGGGAACCAGAATTTCTCGGACACAGCACGCCCGGTGAGGGGTGTGTGTCCTCGGGGTGAAGTCAGTCAATCTCCAGGTTGGGGGAGCGCTGGCCGGGTGGATCTCGTACCCGAATCCGACAGCTAACTTCGTAGGCAACTGAGAGGTAATTGATTGACTGAGCAGACGTCTACTGGCCGCGCGTCGGCCTCCCCGGACGACGCTGCGGCCGAGGCGCCGCTTCGTCGTCCGCGAGGAGCTGCGCGGCGTCGGCTGCAGGCCGAACATGCCGACGAGGCAGATCGCCGCAACGCGTCAGGCCCCTATCGTGGCCACCGGTATAACGGGGGGCTGCGCTACTCCGATGTCACCACGGAGCGCCTCACTGAGCTCGCCACCGAGCGCGAGGTCGCCGAGGTGGTGGAGCTACCAGCTCCTCGTGCGGCGGCCGCTTCCCAGCCTGCTGCGCCGGCCCGCCGGTTCGCTCCCAGCCACATGGTCGCCGCGGCGGCGGCCGTTTCCGGCATTGCCTTGACCGCTGTGTGGCCTCAGGTGACGGAATCCTCGCCGGAAGACGCGCGGGCCAAGGCGGAGACTCGCTTGGCCGTTCAGGACGTCGTCGTTGACGGCGATGCGGAGTTCGACATCGAGCTCGCGTCCGTCAAAGGCACCTTCACCAAGGAAGACCAGCTGGATCAGGTCATGACAGCGGCCGCCGGTGACGTCACGCGCGTTGAGACGACGGGCGTGTTGTCACAGCCTCTCGACGAGGTCCGGATTACCTCCGGCTTCGGTTATCGGCCAAACCCCTGGGGCGGCTACGGCATGGTCAACCACATCGGCCAGGATTACGGCATTTCCTGCGGCACGCCCGTGAAGGCTGCCGCTGCCGGAACCGTGGTGCAGGCCGGGTGGGCTGGCCACTCCGGAAACCGCGTGCGCATCGATCATGGCAACGGACTGGAGACGACCTACAACCACAACACGTCGTTGAAGGTTGCCGTCGGTCAAGAGGTGTCGCGCGGAGAAGTGGTGTCCCTGGCTGGGACGACCGGCAACTCCACGGGGTGCCATCTGCACTTTGAAGTTTTGGTGGACGGCACCGCCGTCGACCCGGCTGGATGGTTGTAATTTCAAGCCGTCGAGACCGGATCAATATCGTTTCGTGACCTTAGCGTGACATTTGGTCCGGATTCATATACCGTTGATCACGTGCTGGACCCAGTCTGGGTTCAGCACCCTCGGGTGGAATGTCCAGCACTGCCGCCGACCGAGGTCCGTTCGTTACTACACGTTGGCAGTGGCGGGGGAACCGCGCTGGCTCATCATGAGCCGGCAGGGGCCCAGGCTCCTAGGGGTTAAGCATCCAGATTGCTGGAGGCCGAGTGACTCCCACTCGAACCCGACAGCTCACCTCGCAGACATAGGGAGAGGTTAAACTTTGTCCAAGCGTCAAGCACTTGGTCGCCACCGCGCGGCTCACGTACGCACGAGCCCGCTACAGGGCGTCTCGAAGGCCGTCGCCTCGAATGCCGGTTCCGTCGGCCGCCAGGCTGCCGTCATCGCCGCCGCTTCCGGTCTGGTTCTGACCATGGGAGCCACGGCTCAGGCCGATCCGGTGGCCCGCGAGGCCGCCAGCGCCCCCGTCGAGGCCCTGCCGGTGGAGCGCACCGCTGTTTCCGCCGTCACCGTTTCCGCGAAGGCTGTTGAGACCTTCGAGGTCGAGCGCGTGGAGCTCGAGGCCGCGCCGGCACCCGAGCCGGAGCCCGTCGTCGTTGCTGTGGCTGAAGAGGTCGAGGATGAGGCGCAGTACGCCGCCACGACCCGAGAGAACGTGAACGACGGCGGTGGCGCTGCGACCGCTACCGCGTCCGTGGAAGCTGCTCCCGAGCCGGAGCCCGAGCCCGTCGTTGAGGCCGCTGCCTCCGGCGTTGGCGCGTCGATCGCCGCCATGGCTCAGCAGTACGTCGGTTCCCCGTACGTCTTCGGCGGCAACTCCCCGTCCGGCTGGGATTGCTCCGGCTTCATTCAGTGGATCTACGCCCAGCACGGCATCAGCACCGCTCGCGGCACCTCCAACCTGCTGGCCTCCGGCCAGTTCGTCCGCACCTCCTCCCCGAAGCTGGGCGACTTGGTGTTCCAGAACGGTGGCGGACACGTGGGCATCTACGTTGGTAACGGCCAGATCGTTGGCGCCCAGAACCCCTCGGTGGGCACCGTTTACCGCCCGGCCGACAGCGCCTACGGCCCGCTGTACGGCTACTACACGCTGGCTGGCTAACACCCAGCAGTCTCCCGGCCTCCGCGCCGGATGCGAGCCAACGCTCGCCAACTCTCCTCGGAAACCCCGACCCAGCGGTCGGGGTTTCCGGCGTTTAAGCTGCGTCGTTGAGCTCAGGGTGTGCAAGCGGCCGCGCGGCGGCGTGAACTGCGCGTGAGCACCACATGGCTGGCAGGGAGCTGGCGGGCAGCGGCGTGGCAAATTCCCTCACGACACGCCCATGCTGTGACGCGGCACACAAGGGGCGTGGCGAGGTGCCGGTAGTCTAGTGAGACGAATAACCACGCCAATTGCCGTGGGGGAGAGCGTCATCCGGGCCCGTACGGCGAGCAGGACCGTGAGGATTGCGCATGCGAACCCTAGTACTGAATGCTGGATATGAGCCGCTCGCGGTGGTAACTTTCCGCCGGGCGCTCTTGCTGGTGCTGACGGGCAAAGCCAGCGTCCTTGCTGAGGACTCGGAACCGGTGGTGGGGCCCAGCGAAGTGGTGGCACGGCCGACCGTGATTCTCCTGAAACGCTACGTCCGCATCCCGTATCGGCGCCCAGCCCACGTGACCCGGCGGAGCATTCTGCGCCGGGACGGGCACACCTGCGCGTACTGTGGCCGCCAAGCCACCACCGTGGACCATATCCACCCCCGGTCCCGCGGAGGTCAGGACACCTGGGAAAACTTGGTGGCTTGTTGCTTGGCGTGCAACGGCAAGAAGGGCAACCTGACGCTGGGGCAGCTAGGCTGGAAGCTCAAGATTCAGCCGCGGGCACCACACGGCGCTGCCTGCTACATCTCAGAACTGGAGCGACCCGCCGAAGCATGGAACGAGTTCCTGAGGCCTCAGGCCGCCTAGCGGGGGTCATCATTCTGGCGGGAGGCCGAGGTCAGCGGCTCGGCGGGGTCGACAAGGCCGGACTTGACGTGGGCGGCACCACGCTCTTGGAACGCGCGATCGGTTCGTTGGCCGTAGCCCACGCCTGCGCGCCGGGGGCCCACGTGGTGGTGGTGGGCCCGGACCGCTCCGACGTCATGGAGCGGCTCCGGCAGCGGTACTCCCGCGTACCTTTCACCGTGGACACCGCCCGAGAAGAACCCACGTTCGCTGGGCCCGCTGCCGCCGTCGCCGCCGGCAGCACTGCGCTCCGTGCCATCGAAGGGTCCGTGTTGGTTCTCGCCGTCGATTACCTCCACCCGCGCCGCATTCTGCAGCACCTCGCGAGCGCCGCGCCGTCGTCGTCCGCCGTGCTGATCCCGCGTGACGCGACCGGGCGTGAACAGCCCCTCGCCTCCCTCTGGCCGGCACCCGTGCTGCGGCGCGCGGTCGAGTTACTGGACGCCGGGCACGGCGTCGTCAACGCCTCGATGCGCCAGCTCCTCGAGACGGTCGAGCGGCTCGCGGCGGATCAACTGCAACCACCGCAACCGGATCTCTTCGCCGACGCCGATACATGGGAAGATGTGGAACGCGCCCGCGCCGATGCGCGGGCGCGTACTGAGGAGGAAACCATGCCGGAGGACGCATCACCGAGCCATCCCGGGCCGGACGCCACTGCGGGTGCGCTGGAAGCGTGGGTGCAGGAGCTGCTCGAAGCTTTCGAGCTGCAGGAGGCACCCGTGGATATCGAAGCCATTTTGTCCCTCGCAGGCGTCGCCGCGCACACCGTGATCCGGCCGGCCGCGCCGGTGACGACCTACATCGCCGGGTACGCCGCCGGTCTCGCTGCAGCACGCGACGGCGCCGGCGACGCGGCCAAGGCCGCGGACGGTCTGGCCCGCCACGTGCTGGCCCAGCGAGCGGCGACCGACGCGGCGCTGCATACCGACCCCGAAAGCTGAGCATGCCCAACGTTCCATGGCAGCACGCGCGCGAACTGGCGCACGCTGCGGGTGCCGCGACGCCGCGGCAGCGTCACAACGTGGGCCTGAACCAGGCCGTGAACCGCGTGCTCGCGGCCGACGTCGTGGCCCCGACGGACATTCCGCACTTCCGGGCATCGGCCATGGACGGGTGGGCCGTCAGCGGGGAGGGGCCGTGGACGGTGCTCCCAGGCGAGGCCCGGTCGACGCCTCGACTGAGGCCTGGGACAGCAGTCCCGATTCACACGGGCTCGCCGGTTCCCGAGGGAACCTCGGCGGTCCTCCGCCGTGAGCAGGCAGTGCTGAACTCGGAGGCCAGCTCAGGCGCGGCCGCGGGCTTCGGCGCGGCGGCGTCGTCCGCGCAGCTCAGCGCGCAACAACCCCTCGCCGCGCACGCCGATATTCGGCCGGCGGGCCGGGAGGCGGCCGCGGGGGAGCGGCTCTTCGCCGCCGGGACAAGGCTGACTCCGGGGCACCTCGCGGCGGCGGCGGTGGCTGGTTGCGACGTCCTGCGGGTTTACAGAGCGCCGCGCGCGGCCCTCGTTCTGACCGGGGACGAGGTGGTGGCGGAAGGACAACCAGCTCACGGGCACGTGCGGGACGCGTTCAGCCCGGTGCTGCCACCGGCGATCGCTCACTTGGGTGCCGAGGTGCTCGCGACGAACCGGATCGGCGATCACCGCGCACAGACGGTGGACGCGCTCGGGCGCGACGACGTCGACCTGATCGTCACGACGGGCGGGACCGGGCGCTCGCCGGTGGATCACCTCCGCCCGGCATTGCAGACGCTGGGTGCCGAGCTGATCGTCGACGAGATCGCGATGCGTCCCGGTCACCCGGCTCTGCTGGCCCGCCGCGCCGACGGCGTGCTTGTCGCCGGGCTCCCGGGGAATCCGCTGGCTGCGGTGGCCGCCTTCGTCACGCTGGTGCAGCCCCTGCTCGCTGGGCTCGTGGCGTCTCCGCTCGAGCCGTTGGCGCGGGCCGCGGCGCTGGAGACCTTCGCCCCGCTTCCGGGCCGCGAACGTTTGGTCCCAGCGCGCCTGCACACCGGACCCGGGGGGACCAGCGTCGACGCCGCAGCGCTCCGGGGCTCCGCGATGCTGCGCGGGCTGGCCGACTCGACCTGCTTGATGGTGATCCCACCGGAGGGCGTCGAGGCTGGGGAGCCGGTTCCCTACGTTGAACTGCCGTGGACCACGTACTCATCTGTTTCCACCCTGCCGAGGAGCTGATATGGGCCGCCGCACCGCTCGCACCCGCATCGTTCGCCTGACCGCTGCAGGCGGGTCCCGTCAGCGCGAGGAGACGCTCGCCGCTGAGGAGCCGCTGGAGATCAGGATCGGCGACCCGGCCGTACCCGGCAGCGCGCACGTGCCCTTCGCGACGACGATGCGCACCCCCGGGGAGGACTTCGACTTGGTGGCCGGCTTTCTGGTCTCCGAAGGCGTCGTCGCCGCCGCCGAGCACCTTGCGAGTCTTCGGTTCTGTGCCGGGGAAGATGACGACGGCCGGCAAACCTTTAACGTCGTCGAAGCCCAATTGGGCCCGGGCGCCGTGCCCCCGAGCGCGGGTCAGCATCGGCACGTGGCCGGCAACAGCTCGTGCGGTATTTGCGGCACCGCTTCCCTGGACGCGGTGGACAAGACCGCCCGTTGCCCGCTTCCCGCGGCGCACGCCGCGCGGGACGACGGCGGTGCGCGCCTTTCTGCAGAGACCTTGCTGGCGCTGCCGGAGCGAATGCGCGAGCACCAACGACTCTTTAGCAAGACCGGCGGGGTGCACGCGGCAGCCTTGTTCGATCTGGACGGCCAGCTGCTGTGCCTGCGCGAAGACGTAGGGCGCCACAATGCCGTGGATAAGGTCATCGGCTGGGCCCTGCGCGAGGGGCGCTTGCCAGCCCACCACACCGTTCTCCAAGTCTCAGCGCGGGCGTCCTTCGAGCTGGCCCAAAAGGCCAGGATGGCGGGCATTCCGATCCTCGCCGCCGTCAGCGCGCCGTCGTCGCTCGCCGTGGCGCTCGGAGAGCGCGTCGGCCTGACTATCGCGGGGTTTAGTCGGGGGAGTACGGTAAATCTATACACGCATCCCGAGCGGATTGAGAGCAGGAGCGAGGATGTTTCGACCGGCGCCGAGTGAGGACATCGACGAGTCCCGGCTAGAAGTCAGCGAACCGAAGACGAGCGCGGCTGGCGTCAAGGCCGTCCAAGTGGCTTTGGAGCGCGGCCTCGCCCAAGCGGGGGTGACACGCACGGTCCGCTCCATGCTTCGGGTCAACCAACGTCACGGCGTCGATTGCCCCGGGTGTGCTTGGCCTGAACCGATCGACGGGCGACGCCGACCGGCAGAGTTTTGTGAAAACGGGGCCAAAGCCCTCGCTGAGGAGAACACGCGGCGCACGGCGGACCCCGCGTGGTGGGCGGCTCACCCCATCAGCGTGCTGCGCGAAAAGACCGAGTATTGGCTCGGGAATCAGGGGCGCATCACCGAGCCGATGATGATTGAGGAGGGGCAGGCGGCATACCGTCCTATCTCGTGGGCCGATGCCTTCGAGCGGATCGGGCAGCACATCCGCGCCACGACGCCGGAGAAGTGCGTGTTCTATACGTCGGGGCGTACCGCCAACGAGACGGCGTTTATGTACCAGCTCTTTGCGCGTAGCTTGGGCACCAACAACCTGCCGGACTGCTCCAACATGTGCCACGAGTCCTCCGGCGCCGCGCTGACCCCGACCATCGGTATCGGCAAGGGCACCGTCTCCCTCGCCGATTTCGACGACGCGGAGCTGATTTTCACCGTCGGTCAGAACCCCGGCACCAACCATCCGCGCATGCTCTCGGCGCTCGCCGACGCGCGTCGGCGCGGCGCCACCGTCGTCGCGGTGAATCCCCTGCCGGAAGCGGGCCTCCTGAACTTTAAGGACCCGCAGACCGTGCGCGGGGCGCTCGGCGACGGGGAGCGCATCTCCGACGAGTTCCTCCAGATCCGTGTCGGCGGTGACCTGGCCCTCTTCCAAGCCTTGGGGCACCTGCTCCTCGACGCCGAGGAACAAGCCCCCGGCACCGTCCTCGATCACGAATTCCTCGCGAGCGTCACGGAGGGTCTGGCGGAATACCGCGCGGCGCGGGCCAGCCTGGACTGGGACGTGATCGAGGAAGCCACGGGGCTGAGCCAGGAGGAGATCACCCGGGTCGCGCAACTGCTGATCAAGTCCAAGGCGACCATCGTGTGCTGGGCGCTCGGCCTCACCCAGCAGCCGCACTCCGTGGACACCATCCGCGAGATCGTCAATGTGCTGCTGCTGCAGGGGAACTTCGGCAAGCCCGGCGCTGGCGCTTGCCCCGTGCGCGGCCATTCCAATGTTCAGGGTGACCGGACGATGGGCATCTGGGAAAAGCCGCGCGACGGGTGGCTGGACCGGCTTGATGCGGAGTTTGGCATCGAGAGCCCACGCGAGCACGGGTATGACTCGGTTCAGGCCCAGCAGGCCTTCGAGCACGGGGACGTGGACGTCTTTGTGGCGATGGGTGGGAACTTCGCGCTCGCCTGTTCCGACACGGAAGCGATCGAGGAGGGGATGCAGCGCGCCGGCCTGACGGTGCATATCTCCACCAAACCGAATCGGTCCCACGTGGTGCACGGCAAGACGTCCATCATCATGCCCACGCTGGGCCGAACGGACCGGGACGACAAGCACCCGGGCGGCCCGCAGTTCCTCTCCGTGGAGGATTCGATGTCCGTCATCAAATCCACCCAGGGACGGCTCGAACCCGTGTCAGATCACCTACTCGCCGAGCCCGTCATCGTGGCGCGGATGGCTGCTGCGACGCTCGGGGAGGACCACGCCGTTGACTGGCGGGCCATGGCCGAGGATTACGACGTCATTCGCGACCATATTTCGCGCGTCATCCCCGGGTTCGAGGATTTCAACGCTCGGGTGCGGCAACGCAACGGGTTCGTGCTACCCAACCCTCCGCGAGATACGCGCAGCTTCGCGACCGCTCAGGGTAAGGCCCAGTTCACCGTGAGCGAGCTCGAATACTTGCCGGCGAGGCCCGGGCACCTGATTCTGCAAACGCTGCGCAGCCATGATCAGTACAACACCACGTTCTACGGTCAGGATGACCGCTATCGGGGAATCAAAAACGGGCGCAGGGTGATCTTGGTGCACCCGGAGGACCTGGCGGAATTGGGGCTGGCTGACCGGCAAGTGGTCGACGTCGTCTCCACCTTTGCCGGGAGCGAGCGCCGGGCCGAGGCCTTCCGGCTCGTCTCCTACCCGACCGCGCGTGGCTGCGCGGCCGCCTACTTCCCCGAGGCCAACGCCTTGGTGCACCGCGAACTCGTGGCCCGTGAGTCGAATACTCCCGGGTTCAAGGCGATGACGGTGAGGTTTGAGCCGCGTCAGGGGTAGCATGCCCGGGTGAGTATGGAGCATGCCGCCTACGGGGCGATGAGGAAGCTGGCGAGCGGCCAAGAACAGTCGATCACCCCGGGCACCCCGGCGCGGGTATTGCGGTTCGCCTCCCACTACAAGGCGAGGCTGGTCGCCTTCGTCGCGGTCTCCACCCTCGCGGCGGTCCTCGCCGTGGCGACGCCGGTGCTGGCGGGCCGAGTGGTGGATGCGATCGTCGCCGACGGTCCGCTGTCAACGATCGGCTGGTTGGCCGGACTCATCGCCCTCGTGGCGCTGGCCGAGGCCGGGGTGTCCGTCCTCTCGCGGTGGTTGTCCTCCTCTCTGGGCGAGCGGGTCATTTTCGACCTGCGCACCCGGGTGTTCGACCATGTCCAGCGGATGCCGGTGGCGTTCTTTTCCCGCACGCGCACCGGGGCCCTCGTTTCCCGCCTCAACAACGACGTGATGGGCGCCCAGTCGGCGCTCGCCGGGACCCTGTCCCAAGTCGTCAGCAACGTCGTTGCGCTGATTCTGACCGGTGCCGTGATGGTCACGACCAACTGGCAGGTCACCGTTTTGGCCGTGTTGATGCTGCCGATTTTCCTCATTCCAGCCCGGCGCATGGGCGCCGTGGTGGCCGCGCTGCGGCGCGAGGCCGCGGAGTACAACGCGGACATGGGGACGCAGATGACCGAGCGGTTTTCCGCCCCGGGCGCGACGCTCATCAAGCTTTTTGGCCGGCCCGACGCCGAGTCGGCCGAGTTTGCCGCGCGTGCCGCACGGGTGCGGGATATCGGCGTGCGGACGGCCATGCGCCAGTTCTCCTTTGTGGCTGCGCTGACGCTCGTGGCCGCGCTGGCCTTGGCCATCGTCTATGGCCTCGGGGGCTACTACGCGCTGCGCGGGGACCTGGCCGCGGGCGACGTCGTCACGCTAGCCCTGTTGTTGACCCGGCTGTACGCCCCGCTCACCGGCCTCGCCAACGCGCGAGTAGACATTATGAGCGCGCTGGTGAGCTTCGACCGCGTCTTTGAGGTTTTGGACCTGAAACCGATGATCACCGACCCCGAGCAACCGCACCGTCTGCCGGACGGCCCGCTGGCCGTCCGCTTCGAGCGGGTCCGGTTCGCCTACCCCAGCGCCGAGCAGGTCTCGCTGGCCTCGCTGGAGGACGTGGCCGTCCTGGACCACCGGGGCGGAGAGGAGGTCTTGCACGGAATCGACTTTGAGGTTCCGGCCGGGCAAACCTACGCCCTGGTGGGTTCTTCGGGTGCCGGCAAATCGACAATCGCCCAACTGCTCACGCGGCTCTATGACGTCAGTTCGGGGGCCGTGCGCTACGCGGGGACCGACGTGCGGGACGTCGCCTTGGCTGACCTGCGCGGCGCGGTGGGGATGGTGACTCAAGACGGGCACCTTTTTCATGACACGATCGCGGCGAACCTGCGGCTGGCCCGCCCGGAGG from Zhihengliuella flava includes the following:
- the fdhD gene encoding formate dehydrogenase accessory sulfurtransferase FdhD — protein: MGRRTARTRIVRLTAAGGSRQREETLAAEEPLEIRIGDPAVPGSAHVPFATTMRTPGEDFDLVAGFLVSEGVVAAAEHLASLRFCAGEDDDGRQTFNVVEAQLGPGAVPPSAGQHRHVAGNSSCGICGTASLDAVDKTARCPLPAAHAARDDGGARLSAETLLALPERMREHQRLFSKTGGVHAAALFDLDGQLLCLREDVGRHNAVDKVIGWALREGRLPAHHTVLQVSARASFELAQKARMAGIPILAAVSAPSSLAVALGERVGLTIAGFSRGSTVNLYTHPERIESRSEDVSTGAE
- a CDS encoding M23 family metallopeptidase gives rise to the protein MTEQTSTGRASASPDDAAAEAPLRRPRGAARRRLQAEHADEADRRNASGPYRGHRYNGGLRYSDVTTERLTELATEREVAEVVELPAPRAAAASQPAAPARRFAPSHMVAAAAAVSGIALTAVWPQVTESSPEDARAKAETRLAVQDVVVDGDAEFDIELASVKGTFTKEDQLDQVMTAAAGDVTRVETTGVLSQPLDEVRITSGFGYRPNPWGGYGMVNHIGQDYGISCGTPVKAAAAGTVVQAGWAGHSGNRVRIDHGNGLETTYNHNTSLKVAVGQEVSRGEVVSLAGTTGNSTGCHLHFEVLVDGTAVDPAGWL
- a CDS encoding FdhF/YdeP family oxidoreductase codes for the protein MFRPAPSEDIDESRLEVSEPKTSAAGVKAVQVALERGLAQAGVTRTVRSMLRVNQRHGVDCPGCAWPEPIDGRRRPAEFCENGAKALAEENTRRTADPAWWAAHPISVLREKTEYWLGNQGRITEPMMIEEGQAAYRPISWADAFERIGQHIRATTPEKCVFYTSGRTANETAFMYQLFARSLGTNNLPDCSNMCHESSGAALTPTIGIGKGTVSLADFDDAELIFTVGQNPGTNHPRMLSALADARRRGATVVAVNPLPEAGLLNFKDPQTVRGALGDGERISDEFLQIRVGGDLALFQALGHLLLDAEEQAPGTVLDHEFLASVTEGLAEYRAARASLDWDVIEEATGLSQEEITRVAQLLIKSKATIVCWALGLTQQPHSVDTIREIVNVLLLQGNFGKPGAGACPVRGHSNVQGDRTMGIWEKPRDGWLDRLDAEFGIESPREHGYDSVQAQQAFEHGDVDVFVAMGGNFALACSDTEAIEEGMQRAGLTVHISTKPNRSHVVHGKTSIIMPTLGRTDRDDKHPGGPQFLSVEDSMSVIKSTQGRLEPVSDHLLAEPVIVARMAAATLGEDHAVDWRAMAEDYDVIRDHISRVIPGFEDFNARVRQRNGFVLPNPPRDTRSFATAQGKAQFTVSELEYLPARPGHLILQTLRSHDQYNTTFYGQDDRYRGIKNGRRVILVHPEDLAELGLADRQVVDVVSTFAGSERRAEAFRLVSYPTARGCAAAYFPEANALVHRELVARESNTPGFKAMTVRFEPRQG
- a CDS encoding ABC transporter ATP-binding protein; protein product: MSMEHAAYGAMRKLASGQEQSITPGTPARVLRFASHYKARLVAFVAVSTLAAVLAVATPVLAGRVVDAIVADGPLSTIGWLAGLIALVALAEAGVSVLSRWLSSSLGERVIFDLRTRVFDHVQRMPVAFFSRTRTGALVSRLNNDVMGAQSALAGTLSQVVSNVVALILTGAVMVTTNWQVTVLAVLMLPIFLIPARRMGAVVAALRREAAEYNADMGTQMTERFSAPGATLIKLFGRPDAESAEFAARAARVRDIGVRTAMRQFSFVAALTLVAALALAIVYGLGGYYALRGDLAAGDVVTLALLLTRLYAPLTGLANARVDIMSALVSFDRVFEVLDLKPMITDPEQPHRLPDGPLAVRFERVRFAYPSAEQVSLASLEDVAVLDHRGGEEVLHGIDFEVPAGQTYALVGSSGAGKSTIAQLLTRLYDVSSGAVRYAGTDVRDVALADLRGAVGMVTQDGHLFHDTIAANLRLARPEATDDQLWEALRRARLESVISALPDGLHTVVGERGYRLSGGERQRMTIARLLLAAPRVVILDEATAALDSTNEAAVQEALAEALQGRTAVVIAHRLSTVRSADQILVVDGGRIVERGTHPELLAAEGRYATFYRTQFA
- a CDS encoding molybdopterin molybdotransferase MoeA, which translates into the protein MPNVPWQHARELAHAAGAATPRQRHNVGLNQAVNRVLAADVVAPTDIPHFRASAMDGWAVSGEGPWTVLPGEARSTPRLRPGTAVPIHTGSPVPEGTSAVLRREQAVLNSEASSGAAAGFGAAASSAQLSAQQPLAAHADIRPAGREAAAGERLFAAGTRLTPGHLAAAAVAGCDVLRVYRAPRAALVLTGDEVVAEGQPAHGHVRDAFSPVLPPAIAHLGAEVLATNRIGDHRAQTVDALGRDDVDLIVTTGGTGRSPVDHLRPALQTLGAELIVDEIAMRPGHPALLARRADGVLVAGLPGNPLAAVAAFVTLVQPLLAGLVASPLEPLARAAALETFAPLPGRERLVPARLHTGPGGTSVDAAALRGSAMLRGLADSTCLMVIPPEGVEAGEPVPYVELPWTTYSSVSTLPRS
- a CDS encoding C40 family peptidase: MSKRQALGRHRAAHVRTSPLQGVSKAVASNAGSVGRQAAVIAAASGLVLTMGATAQADPVAREAASAPVEALPVERTAVSAVTVSAKAVETFEVERVELEAAPAPEPEPVVVAVAEEVEDEAQYAATTRENVNDGGGAATATASVEAAPEPEPEPVVEAAASGVGASIAAMAQQYVGSPYVFGGNSPSGWDCSGFIQWIYAQHGISTARGTSNLLASGQFVRTSSPKLGDLVFQNGGGHVGIYVGNGQIVGAQNPSVGTVYRPADSAYGPLYGYYTLAG
- a CDS encoding HNH endonuclease, producing MRTLVLNAGYEPLAVVTFRRALLLVLTGKASVLAEDSEPVVGPSEVVARPTVILLKRYVRIPYRRPAHVTRRSILRRDGHTCAYCGRQATTVDHIHPRSRGGQDTWENLVACCLACNGKKGNLTLGQLGWKLKIQPRAPHGAACYISELERPAEAWNEFLRPQAA
- a CDS encoding NTP transferase domain-containing protein, with translation MERVPEASGRLAGVIILAGGRGQRLGGVDKAGLDVGGTTLLERAIGSLAVAHACAPGAHVVVVGPDRSDVMERLRQRYSRVPFTVDTAREEPTFAGPAAAVAAGSTALRAIEGSVLVLAVDYLHPRRILQHLASAAPSSSAVLIPRDATGREQPLASLWPAPVLRRAVELLDAGHGVVNASMRQLLETVERLAADQLQPPQPDLFADADTWEDVERARADARARTEEETMPEDASPSHPGPDATAGALEAWVQELLEAFELQEAPVDIEAILSLAGVAAHTVIRPAAPVTTYIAGYAAGLAAARDGAGDAAKAADGLARHVLAQRAATDAALHTDPES